In Halobaculum limi, one DNA window encodes the following:
- a CDS encoding HPP family protein → MRRLPDGVVEALHVAALLAVAGALAWATGRPLVFPSLGPSAYLVAVGSGRPTARELVGGHAVGVAAGLLSYHALAGGAVITDSLAATAPAGAHLAASAVASVGLTTAGMAALDARHAPACATTLIVSLGLLSSFADAAVVLVGVLALFLAAELGAVAGAALASSPAGER, encoded by the coding sequence GTGCGACGACTCCCCGACGGCGTCGTAGAGGCGCTCCACGTCGCCGCGTTGCTCGCGGTCGCCGGTGCGTTAGCGTGGGCGACGGGCCGCCCGCTGGTGTTCCCGAGCCTGGGGCCGTCAGCGTATCTCGTCGCCGTCGGGTCCGGTCGCCCAACCGCGCGCGAACTGGTCGGCGGGCACGCCGTCGGCGTCGCGGCGGGCTTGCTCTCGTATCACGCGCTCGCGGGCGGCGCGGTCATCACCGACTCACTCGCCGCGACTGCGCCCGCGGGCGCACACCTCGCCGCCAGCGCCGTCGCCTCCGTCGGCCTGACGACCGCCGGGATGGCGGCGCTCGACGCCCGCCACGCGCCCGCCTGCGCGACGACGCTCATCGTCTCGCTGGGCCTGCTCTCCTCGTTCGCGGACGCGGCTGTCGTTCTCGTGGGCGTCCTCGCGCTGTTTCTCGCCGCCGAACTCGGTGCGGTCGCCGGTGCCGCACTCGCTTCTTCACCGGCGGGAGAACGATAG
- the aceA gene encoding isocitrate lyase, translating to MHPSELDQDVFTKDIDNPQGRELRRMLDEQDYVFAPGLYHALDARLAEMAGLDAAYMSGYSTVLGQFGFPDLEMVGMREMVENAKRIVEATNLPVIADCDTGYGGTHNVRRAVREYEKAGVAAIHIEDQTTPKRCGHIAGKQIVSREQARSRFEAAVDAKQSEDTVIIARTDAYGSANGDWEEHLERGRIYADAGVDLVWPEMPDPSREDAVEYAETIHETHPDLDLAFNYSSSFEWGAEEDPLTFQELGDLGYKYQFITLYALHSGAHAVYEDMKNIAENDEQAQFDLEERYIGHETESHHALSFVDRYQDIETRFDPEAKERIEGSAGFAEDRSEPITSGERGEETEAQSTGDDD from the coding sequence ATGCACCCCTCAGAACTCGACCAGGACGTCTTCACGAAGGACATCGACAACCCGCAGGGCCGCGAACTGCGCCGAATGCTGGACGAACAGGACTACGTCTTCGCACCGGGGCTGTACCACGCCCTCGACGCCCGCCTCGCGGAGATGGCCGGCCTCGACGCCGCGTATATGTCGGGCTACTCGACGGTGCTCGGGCAGTTCGGCTTCCCGGACCTGGAGATGGTCGGCATGCGAGAGATGGTCGAGAACGCGAAACGCATCGTCGAGGCGACGAACCTCCCAGTCATCGCCGACTGCGACACCGGCTACGGCGGTACCCACAACGTCCGCCGCGCCGTCCGCGAGTACGAGAAGGCCGGCGTCGCCGCCATCCACATCGAAGACCAGACCACGCCCAAGCGCTGCGGGCACATCGCGGGCAAGCAGATCGTCTCCCGCGAGCAGGCTCGCTCGCGGTTCGAGGCGGCCGTCGACGCGAAGCAGAGCGAGGACACCGTCATCATCGCCCGGACGGACGCCTACGGATCCGCAAACGGCGACTGGGAGGAGCACCTCGAACGCGGGCGTATCTACGCCGACGCGGGCGTCGACCTCGTCTGGCCGGAGATGCCCGACCCCAGCCGCGAGGACGCCGTCGAGTACGCCGAGACCATCCACGAGACGCACCCCGACCTGGACCTGGCATTCAACTACTCCTCGTCGTTCGAGTGGGGCGCCGAGGAGGACCCGCTCACCTTCCAAGAACTGGGCGACCTGGGCTATAAGTACCAGTTCATCACGCTGTACGCCCTGCACTCGGGCGCACACGCCGTCTACGAGGACATGAAGAACATCGCCGAGAACGACGAACAGGCGCAGTTCGACCTCGAAGAGCGCTACATCGGCCACGAGACCGAGAGCCACCACGCGCTGTCGTTCGTCGACCGCTACCAAGACATCGAGACGCGGTTCGATCCCGAGGCGAAAGAGCGTATCGAGGGGTCGGCTGGCTTCGCCGAGGACCGCTCGGAACCGATCACGTCCGGCGAGCGAGGCGAAGAGACCGAAGCGCAGTCCACCGGCGACGACGACTGA
- a CDS encoding transposase: MSLEQTFYCPQCGEDRDFWRVAAMTLHLGEKTKWRCNECDHGLTRINGDSGAAIEA, encoded by the coding sequence ATGAGCCTCGAGCAGACGTTCTACTGCCCACAGTGTGGTGAGGACCGCGACTTCTGGCGCGTCGCCGCGATGACGCTCCACCTCGGCGAGAAGACGAAGTGGCGGTGTAACGAGTGCGACCACGGCCTCACGCGCATCAACGGCGACAGTGGCGCGGCCATCGAAGCGTAA
- a CDS encoding YeiH family protein, whose protein sequence is MSEDDAATASPRTSRTLRSIIQQVLPGVVTLVVVAAGARLLAPYVPVTPLLLAVAVGAVVANTVGVPDALEPGIALHALLLETGIVLLGASVSLAALVAAGPQLLLAVVAVVAVGLLLVELLARVAGLRRRTGSLLAAGSAICGVSAVAATAGALDADESDVALAAGTVLTFDAVTLAVYPGIATTLALDPRVFGVWAGLSMFSTGPVTAAGFAYHPVAGEWATVTKLARNALIGVVAVAYSLRAAAGSDESAETDAASTGGIRGTVAALAEGLPKFLVGFVAVAALANAGLIAGPARETLVVASDTLFLLAFAGLGFDIRADQMRAAGVRPLVVVGVAFLAVSGTAYLLASGLF, encoded by the coding sequence ATGAGCGAGGATGACGCCGCGACCGCGTCGCCACGAACGTCGCGAACGCTGCGGTCGATCATCCAGCAGGTGTTGCCGGGAGTCGTGACGCTCGTCGTCGTCGCCGCGGGCGCACGACTCCTCGCGCCGTACGTGCCCGTGACGCCGCTGTTGCTCGCCGTCGCCGTGGGAGCCGTCGTCGCGAACACCGTCGGTGTGCCCGACGCCCTCGAACCCGGTATCGCGCTGCACGCGCTGTTGCTGGAGACGGGCATCGTGTTGCTCGGGGCGAGCGTCTCGCTCGCGGCGCTTGTGGCCGCAGGACCGCAACTGCTACTCGCCGTCGTCGCCGTCGTCGCCGTCGGACTGCTGCTCGTCGAACTGTTGGCGCGAGTCGCCGGCCTCCGTCGCCGAACCGGGTCGCTACTGGCGGCCGGGTCGGCCATCTGTGGCGTCTCCGCGGTCGCGGCGACGGCGGGCGCACTCGACGCCGACGAGTCGGACGTCGCACTCGCAGCGGGCACCGTCCTCACGTTCGACGCCGTCACGCTGGCCGTCTACCCGGGGATCGCGACGACGCTGGCACTCGACCCGCGGGTGTTCGGCGTCTGGGCGGGACTGTCGATGTTCTCGACGGGTCCGGTCACCGCCGCGGGGTTCGCGTACCACCCGGTCGCCGGCGAGTGGGCGACCGTCACGAAACTCGCACGTAACGCGCTCATCGGGGTCGTCGCGGTCGCGTACTCGCTCCGTGCGGCCGCCGGCAGCGACGAGTCCGCCGAGACGGATGCAGCCTCGACGGGCGGCATTCGGGGGACGGTCGCGGCGTTGGCCGAGGGCCTCCCGAAGTTCCTCGTCGGGTTCGTCGCCGTCGCGGCGCTGGCGAACGCGGGACTCATCGCGGGACCCGCGCGTGAGACGCTCGTCGTCGCGTCGGACACGCTGTTTCTGTTGGCGTTCGCGGGGCTCGGGTTCGATATCCGAGCCGACCAGATGCGCGCGGCCGGCGTTCGGCCACTCGTCGTCGTCGGCGTCGCGTTCCTCGCGGTCAGTGGGACGGCGTACCTACTCGCCAGTGGCCTGTTCTGA
- a CDS encoding acyl-CoA thioesterase, with protein MTFETTVPVRYRDLDPMGHVNNAVYATYLEEIRTAFFREAVGIDLADARAALASLDIDFRAPIEGTGSVDASLDVLDVGTSSLTFGYELRFEGRVVAEAETVQVSLANGEPTPIPDAVREAAERHRVE; from the coding sequence ATGACCTTCGAGACGACCGTGCCCGTCCGCTATCGCGACCTCGACCCGATGGGTCACGTCAACAACGCCGTCTACGCCACCTACTTGGAGGAGATTCGCACCGCGTTCTTCCGCGAGGCGGTCGGCATCGACCTCGCGGACGCCCGCGCCGCCCTCGCATCGCTCGACATCGACTTTCGCGCACCGATCGAGGGCACCGGCTCCGTCGACGCGTCGCTGGACGTTCTCGACGTGGGAACCTCCAGCCTCACGTTCGGGTACGAACTCCGGTTCGAGGGCCGGGTCGTCGCCGAGGCGGAGACGGTGCAGGTGTCGCTTGCGAACGGTGAGCCGACGCCGATTCCCGACGCCGTCCGCGAGGCGGCCGAACGCCACCGCGTCGAATGA
- a CDS encoding universal stress protein: MARRVLVPLDNSDHSTNALDHALDVHEGATFVLVNVVDPARWVSAGDEEGIEPMYSRELEEAAKSGSDDLLESAADRVRERGADVEMRRLIGGPAQSILEYLNDDETDIDVVVMGSHGRSGLSRMLMGSVAEKVVRRSPVPVTVVR, from the coding sequence ATGGCTCGCCGCGTCCTCGTTCCGCTCGACAACTCGGACCACTCAACGAACGCACTCGACCACGCCCTCGACGTCCACGAGGGCGCGACGTTCGTCCTCGTCAACGTCGTCGACCCCGCCCGCTGGGTGTCGGCGGGCGACGAGGAAGGTATCGAACCGATGTACTCCCGCGAACTGGAGGAGGCCGCGAAGTCGGGAAGCGATGACCTCCTCGAATCCGCCGCCGACCGCGTCCGCGAGCGCGGTGCGGACGTGGAGATGCGCCGACTCATCGGCGGGCCCGCCCAGTCCATCTTGGAGTACCTCAACGACGACGAGACGGACATCGACGTGGTCGTGATGGGGAGTCACGGCCGCAGCGGACTCAGTCGGATGCTGATGGGCAGCGTCGCAGAGAAAGTGGTGCGGCGGTCGCCCGTCCCCGTGACTGTCGTCCGCTGA
- a CDS encoding extracellular solute-binding protein, with product MQSTRRDVLSTLGRAASVASVVSVTGCLGSRAGESPTVSVLAAGSLARAVEERLRPEVETHHPDLDVDLTTEFRGSAVCARLVRDGLRDPDVLALADPALFDGITRRYTAFATNELVVAYDPTTPGGRAVRDADRAFDPLLDRSLRWGRTDPDADPLGYRTLFALSLAERRWGRPYPRALAPNQVFPEAELLPVFETGELDAAVVYRNMAVDHDVSFRSLPPAIHLGAPAHADTYAHESYELPDGTVVHGTPIRYGAVTRRSAPSVDAVFDTLVDTGWMGDAFGVPASYPREESVE from the coding sequence ATGCAGTCGACGCGACGTGACGTCCTGTCCACGCTCGGTAGGGCCGCCAGCGTCGCGAGTGTGGTGTCCGTCACAGGGTGTCTCGGTTCACGGGCAGGAGAGTCACCGACGGTGTCGGTGCTGGCGGCGGGGAGTCTCGCCCGTGCGGTCGAGGAGCGACTCCGGCCCGAAGTCGAGACACACCATCCAGACCTCGACGTCGACCTGACGACGGAGTTCCGAGGGTCGGCGGTGTGTGCCCGACTGGTCCGTGACGGCCTGCGTGACCCGGACGTCCTCGCACTCGCGGACCCGGCGTTGTTCGACGGCATCACACGGCGCTACACCGCGTTCGCGACGAACGAACTCGTCGTCGCGTACGACCCGACGACCCCCGGCGGCCGCGCCGTCCGCGACGCCGACCGGGCGTTCGACCCGCTACTCGACCGCTCGCTTCGGTGGGGGCGGACGGACCCGGACGCCGACCCGCTGGGATACCGGACGCTGTTCGCCCTCTCGCTGGCCGAGCGACGGTGGGGCCGGCCGTACCCGCGGGCGCTCGCGCCCAATCAGGTGTTCCCAGAGGCGGAACTCCTGCCGGTGTTCGAGACCGGTGAACTCGACGCCGCGGTCGTCTATCGGAATATGGCGGTCGACCACGACGTGTCGTTCCGGTCGTTGCCACCGGCGATCCACCTGGGAGCGCCAGCGCACGCCGACACCTACGCCCACGAGTCGTACGAACTGCCCGACGGAACCGTCGTCCACGGCACACCGATCCGATACGGCGCGGTCACGCGCCGGTCAGCCCCGAGCGTCGACGCCGTGTTCGACACGCTCGTCGACACTGGGTGGATGGGAGACGCCTTCGGCGTCCCAGCGTCGTATCCACGTGAGGAGTCGGTCGAGTAG
- a CDS encoding fluoride efflux transporter FluC: MTGRGNGSLTVVGLVAAGGAVGATARYAVGAALPSLWGTLVANVSGSLLLGFLLYEALRTDALGDRTRTLLATGVLSSYTTYSTFVVETVQAAPAVGVAYLVGSYALGIGGALVGRAGAAWVDPRPDREVDV, translated from the coding sequence ATGACAGGTCGGGGGAACGGATCGCTCACCGTGGTCGGCCTCGTCGCCGCCGGCGGCGCGGTGGGGGCGACGGCGCGATACGCAGTCGGTGCGGCGCTCCCCAGTCTCTGGGGAACGCTCGTGGCCAACGTCTCGGGCAGTCTCCTCCTCGGCTTTCTCCTGTACGAGGCGCTCCGGACCGACGCGCTGGGCGACCGCACGCGCACCCTGCTCGCGACGGGCGTCCTCTCCTCGTACACCACCTACAGCACGTTCGTCGTCGAGACGGTACAGGCCGCACCAGCCGTCGGCGTCGCCTACCTCGTCGGGAGTTACGCTCTCGGCATCGGCGGTGCGCTGGTCGGGCGGGCGGGCGCGGCGTGGGTCGACCCACGGCCCGACCGGGAGGTGGACGTGTGA
- a CDS encoding MFS transporter → MSGADAAGGTAASSVGDGRRRLALAAVSGGNFSQLGARILLGAVVPFVLLDFETTEATLGLALTGMWATYALAQFPSGVLADRVGERPLVLAGIVGAAVGTALVALSPTVLVFGAATVVLGAGAGLFFSPATALLSRLYEERGGALSVLTGAGAVAGAAFPAVGGVLAQRFGWEVAVGAGVAVAVPAALATLLFVPSLPPANPDRDLAALVDPTRIKRILSRPPLAYTTALAVLCGFTFQAVSSFLAAFLVSYRGVSPSTAAVAFGAVFGISAVAQPVNGRVSDRFSRDAAVAVSVTLAGAGIATLVLVPDLVGTVVGVVVLGAGISWPGPIQARFMDRLTDAERGYGFGLLRTVYMFLAASGSVVTGAVASTAGWPAAYGLVVALLATCLGLLGANRVFGLGL, encoded by the coding sequence ATGAGCGGGGCGGACGCGGCTGGCGGCACAGCTGCGTCGAGCGTTGGCGACGGCCGTCGTCGCCTCGCGCTCGCGGCCGTCAGCGGTGGCAACTTCAGCCAACTCGGTGCGCGCATCCTGCTGGGCGCGGTCGTCCCGTTCGTCCTCCTCGACTTCGAGACGACGGAGGCGACGCTCGGGCTGGCGCTCACGGGGATGTGGGCGACGTACGCGCTCGCACAGTTCCCCAGCGGCGTGCTCGCGGACCGCGTGGGCGAGCGTCCACTCGTCCTCGCGGGCATCGTCGGCGCGGCCGTCGGGACGGCGCTGGTCGCGCTCTCGCCGACCGTCCTCGTGTTCGGCGCTGCGACGGTCGTCCTCGGTGCTGGCGCGGGCCTGTTCTTCTCGCCGGCGACCGCCCTGCTGTCACGCTTGTACGAGGAGCGCGGCGGCGCGTTGAGCGTCCTCACGGGTGCGGGTGCGGTCGCAGGCGCGGCGTTCCCTGCGGTTGGGGGCGTCCTCGCACAGCGGTTCGGCTGGGAAGTCGCCGTCGGCGCTGGCGTCGCCGTCGCGGTCCCCGCGGCGCTTGCGACGCTGCTATTCGTCCCGTCGCTTCCGCCGGCCAACCCCGACCGCGACCTCGCGGCGCTGGTCGACCCGACTCGAATCAAGCGAATCCTCTCGCGCCCGCCGCTGGCGTACACGACGGCGCTCGCGGTGCTGTGCGGATTCACATTCCAGGCCGTCTCCTCGTTCCTCGCGGCGTTTCTCGTTTCCTACCGTGGCGTCTCACCGTCGACGGCCGCGGTCGCGTTCGGCGCGGTGTTCGGCATCAGCGCCGTCGCGCAGCCGGTGAACGGCCGCGTCTCGGACCGCTTCTCGCGCGACGCCGCGGTCGCCGTCAGCGTCACCCTCGCGGGCGCGGGGATTGCGACGCTTGTACTCGTCCCGGACCTCGTCGGCACCGTCGTCGGCGTCGTCGTGCTGGGGGCGGGTATCTCGTGGCCAGGACCGATTCAGGCACGGTTTATGGACCGCCTCACCGACGCCGAGCGCGGGTACGGCTTTGGGTTGCTCCGGACGGTGTACATGTTCCTCGCGGCGTCGGGGTCGGTCGTCACCGGCGCGGTGGCGAGCACTGCGGGGTGGCCCGCCGCGTACGGCCTCGTGGTCGCGTTGCTGGCGACGTGTCTGGGGCTGTTGGGCGCGAATCGCGTGTTCGGGTTGGGGCTGTAA
- a CDS encoding S9 family peptidase, translating to MQDGIDLESYYDLRLLGEVAVSPDGERVAFTAQESDPAADETRAGLYVAPTDGSRDPHRLTRASAASSPTWSDDGDTLAFTAARDTDLVRKQGRADDGDEEDESDAGGNGGNGGNGGNGDDDPKPQVWAFDLALGGDARQLTAFEHGVREFDLAPDGDRLVVAARDPTDEEEEYLDQRNDGGPIEVTRLQHKRDGAGWLDDVTTYLFVGDIDAEEADADAFDRLDDAYGAGSSEPLAGLQPTWGPTDRIAFTTCTDDDPDDSGAYDVCTIAPDGSDRRVLTDGSLRCGSPTWSPAGDLLTFSGGDYNNWYTPTEVFVAPDEADAEFESVSGDLDRTLPLGGGSMAWLDDETVVTPIADEAWTRLAVCPVDGESRRAFTRQGRDRTIAGFDLAGDTVAVGLTGADHPPDVYAVPGAELREDDAGGPTKRLSHLNAEWADERAIDFPDCEVVAYENGDGEEIEAVVYYPPEFDPDGDDRAPVICSIHGGPMSYDAPGYRFSIDYWTSKGYVVAKPNYRGSTSYGRAFAESLKGSRGELESDDVISAMEHLVEEGVADADRLFCTGFSYGGITTAHVVTRTDTFAAAAPEHGIYDFYSNFGTDDNHNWHDWEFGMPWDNPDLYRDISSITRVDEIDTPLLVTAGEEDWRCPPTQAEQLYVSVRKQGVDAKLVIYPNEHHNIGTPERATHRIEELTEWFESHDPGVDE from the coding sequence ATGCAGGACGGAATCGACCTGGAGTCTTACTACGACCTACGACTACTCGGCGAGGTGGCCGTCTCACCCGACGGCGAGCGAGTCGCGTTCACCGCACAGGAGTCCGACCCGGCGGCCGACGAGACGCGCGCGGGCCTGTACGTCGCGCCCACGGACGGGTCGCGCGACCCACACCGACTCACGCGGGCGTCCGCGGCGTCGTCGCCGACCTGGAGCGACGACGGCGACACGCTGGCGTTCACCGCGGCGCGAGACACCGACCTCGTCCGCAAGCAGGGTCGTGCAGACGACGGCGACGAGGAAGACGAGAGCGACGCCGGTGGCAACGGTGGCAACGGAGGCAACGGAGGCAATGGCGACGACGACCCCAAGCCGCAGGTGTGGGCATTCGACCTCGCACTCGGCGGCGACGCCCGACAGTTGACCGCCTTCGAGCACGGCGTCCGCGAGTTCGACCTCGCGCCCGACGGCGACCGCCTCGTCGTCGCCGCACGCGACCCGACCGACGAGGAGGAGGAGTACCTCGACCAGCGGAACGACGGCGGCCCAATCGAGGTGACCCGCCTGCAACACAAACGCGACGGCGCGGGCTGGCTGGACGACGTGACCACCTACCTGTTCGTCGGCGACATAGACGCGGAGGAAGCCGACGCCGACGCCTTCGACCGCCTCGACGACGCCTACGGCGCAGGCTCGTCGGAACCGCTCGCGGGACTCCAGCCGACGTGGGGACCGACCGACCGCATCGCGTTCACCACCTGCACCGACGACGACCCCGACGACTCCGGCGCCTACGATGTGTGCACCATCGCGCCCGACGGGAGCGACCGCCGCGTCCTCACCGACGGGTCGCTCCGGTGTGGGTCGCCGACGTGGTCGCCGGCGGGCGACCTCCTCACCTTCAGCGGCGGCGACTACAACAACTGGTACACGCCGACGGAGGTGTTCGTCGCGCCCGACGAGGCCGACGCCGAGTTCGAGTCTGTTTCCGGCGACCTCGACCGCACCCTGCCGCTCGGCGGCGGGTCGATGGCGTGGCTCGACGACGAGACGGTCGTCACGCCCATCGCCGACGAGGCGTGGACCCGCCTCGCGGTGTGTCCGGTCGACGGCGAGTCGAGACGGGCGTTCACCCGACAGGGGCGCGACCGCACCATCGCCGGCTTCGATCTGGCGGGCGACACGGTCGCCGTCGGCCTGACGGGCGCGGACCACCCGCCGGACGTGTACGCCGTCCCTGGCGCGGAACTCCGCGAGGACGACGCCGGCGGCCCGACGAAGCGTCTCTCGCACCTCAACGCCGAGTGGGCAGACGAGCGAGCGATTGACTTCCCGGACTGTGAGGTCGTCGCCTACGAGAACGGCGACGGCGAGGAGATAGAGGCGGTCGTCTACTACCCGCCCGAGTTCGACCCCGACGGCGACGACCGCGCGCCGGTCATCTGCTCAATCCACGGCGGGCCGATGAGTTACGACGCGCCCGGCTACCGCTTCTCCATCGACTACTGGACGAGCAAGGGGTACGTCGTCGCAAAGCCGAACTACCGTGGCTCGACCTCCTACGGCCGCGCGTTCGCGGAGTCGCTGAAGGGCAGTCGCGGCGAGTTGGAGTCCGACGACGTCATCTCGGCGATGGAGCACCTCGTCGAGGAAGGCGTCGCCGACGCCGACCGCCTGTTCTGTACGGGGTTCAGTTACGGCGGCATCACGACCGCACACGTCGTCACCCGGACCGATACGTTCGCGGCGGCCGCGCCCGAACACGGCATCTACGACTTCTACTCCAACTTCGGCACCGACGACAACCACAACTGGCACGACTGGGAGTTCGGGATGCCGTGGGACAACCCGGACCTGTACCGCGACATCTCCTCGATCACTCGGGTCGACGAGATAGACACGCCGTTGCTCGTCACCGCGGGCGAGGAGGACTGGCGGTGCCCGCCGACGCAGGCCGAGCAGTTGTACGTCAGCGTCCGCAAACAGGGCGTCGACGCGAAACTCGTCATCTACCCGAACGAGCACCACAACATCGGGACGCCCGAGCGAGCGACGCATCGCATCGAGGAGTTGACGGAGTGGTTCGAGAGTCACGATCCGGGCGTGGACGAGTGA
- a CDS encoding DUF2391 family protein, translating into MSDSGDGDTSSTADDADPTVEDLIESLETLESVVDDTEERRKVQEAMRTAREIAVQKPPSVFGRVVRGFDRSDLAEALLGSVLFGIPMLVEGGTGEVGAYLASHPVYLVGTVVATVLLVIGIIYVADFQDVRVHNPILGVVPRRLVGVLGVAALTALVGLTVWGRVDWTSPGVALGSTVVAAVPMAVGAALGDLLPG; encoded by the coding sequence ATGAGCGACAGCGGCGACGGCGACACATCCTCGACCGCAGACGACGCCGACCCGACCGTCGAGGATCTGATCGAGTCGCTGGAGACACTGGAGTCCGTCGTCGACGACACTGAGGAGCGCCGAAAGGTGCAAGAGGCGATGCGTACCGCTCGCGAAATCGCCGTGCAAAAACCGCCGTCGGTGTTCGGCCGGGTCGTCCGCGGGTTCGACCGCTCGGACCTCGCGGAGGCGCTGCTCGGGAGCGTCCTGTTCGGCATCCCGATGCTCGTGGAGGGCGGCACGGGCGAGGTGGGAGCGTACCTCGCCTCCCACCCTGTGTACCTCGTTGGGACCGTGGTTGCGACGGTCCTGCTGGTCATCGGCATCATCTACGTCGCCGACTTTCAGGACGTCCGCGTGCACAACCCGATTCTCGGCGTCGTCCCTCGTCGACTGGTGGGGGTCCTCGGCGTCGCCGCCCTCACAGCGTTAGTCGGCCTCACCGTGTGGGGACGCGTCGACTGGACGAGTCCGGGTGTCGCGTTGGGGAGCACGGTCGTCGCCGCCGTCCCGATGGCGGTCGGGGCGGCGCTCGGGGACCTGCTTCCCGGATGA
- the crcB gene encoding fluoride efflux transporter CrcB yields the protein MTSVVAQAALATISDPAVVAVGGAVGAVARHLLGSAVDREEFPLGTLTVNVLGSFLLGYLTFLPVGGDLALLVGTGACGAFTTFSSFSVATVQLWERGDRVRAAAFVLANTVLAGAAVGVAALLAGGI from the coding sequence GTGACCAGCGTGGTAGCGCAGGCGGCGCTGGCGACGATTTCCGACCCGGCGGTCGTCGCCGTCGGCGGTGCGGTCGGCGCCGTCGCACGACACCTGCTCGGGTCGGCCGTCGACCGCGAGGAGTTCCCGCTGGGGACGCTCACGGTGAACGTCCTCGGGAGTTTCCTCCTCGGGTATCTCACTTTCCTCCCAGTCGGTGGCGACCTCGCGTTGCTCGTCGGGACGGGAGCCTGCGGCGCGTTCACGACGTTCTCCTCGTTCTCCGTCGCGACCGTCCAACTGTGGGAACGCGGTGACCGCGTCCGGGCGGCGGCGTTCGTCCTCGCCAACACCGTACTCGCGGGCGCGGCCGTCGGCGTCGCGGCGCTGCTCGCGGGCGGGATCTGA